In the genome of Clupea harengus unplaced genomic scaffold, Ch_v2.0.2, whole genome shotgun sequence, the window GCCGAAAAGCCACGTGCCGCATCAGTGTATGCAGTGGGAGAGACCAAGTGCTTGGGTGAGGGTTTCATTTAAACATGCATAAACAAGACAAACGTTTGTTATTAGGAAATAAAAGGTTGTTATTTCTACTCCATCCATTAAACCAGAGAGCCCACACGTGTCACTGACTGCTGCTTGCTAGTTTGAAAGTCATGTAAATAAGGCAATCCAGATGGTTGATAAAACGTATTGAGAACATCTACTTGCTGTACCTGAAGGGTCCGgattgtaatttttttccttatCTTTTCTCCGTCAGTGATGGATGTGCAAGCGTTTGAGCGTCTGCTTGGTTCATGCAAGGAGATCATGAAGAGGAACATTGCTTCTTATGAGGAGCAGCTAGTGGCCCTGTTTGGCTCCAGTGCTGACTTAAGGCACTAGCCTGTATGCAAATATTTGAGACGGCATGGCAATTTTTTTGTGTGACATGAAACAACTTTCACATGTATAAAATACTTGCCTGAAGGCAAGTGACATTTTAATGATTCTTCTTATGGTATGAAACTGCTGAATATATGaatcttttgtgtttgttcctAAAGTGTGTTCACAAAGAAAAACCTGAAATGCAGCAGCAGTAATGTCTTCCTATACTGCTGTGCTTAGTGAGTGGTCAC includes:
- the LOC122131129 gene encoding cAMP-dependent protein kinase type II-alpha regulatory subunit-like → MQGDEADCFYMVESGVVKIMMKSKTKAGPMANEEVEIARCSRGQYFGELALVAEKPRAASVYAVGETKCLVMDVQAFERLLGSCKEIMKRNIASYEEQLVALFGSSADLRH